A single genomic interval of Carassius auratus strain Wakin unplaced genomic scaffold, ASM336829v1 scaf_tig00216989, whole genome shotgun sequence harbors:
- the LOC113099650 gene encoding zinc finger protein 395-like has product MVPKNRLGKRSPLGTLVCGSSAEGLTETGPHGCPDSGLHRSKLYPGQKVYVHCGGQECGGVVEQHNHVDNEVSIFLPQLNQHVHRKLEDVWTSPTTSHTASVSSSIDVPRRSPETVDMDEIMAAMVLTSLSCSPVVQHSAPGSATQALCRMENGAIEPSDGGYWSCDHGNGSPAPSPPIAEVDKSTPVVDEGLDMELDQVLFNEPMPRKRKNSVKVAYRCLWPNCGKILTTVVGIKRHIRNSHLGQSDEHSLREEDFYYTEVYQDLEQTTPSGGHRPFCTSPSSPSRLTPPPPSTPDMLQHTPLSQSAPGSFWQVHSEHSYQAPPSVQVVTQSKPVSVPVSCHRTPSLTVHQSKQGSPFRRRSVSVGEQWLQNNNATFRPHPASVSPPRNHCTSRRIRGEAKKCRKVYGIEHRDQWCTACRWKKACQRFLD; this is encoded by the exons ATGGTACCGAAGAACAGGCTTGGAAAGCGGTCCCCACTGGGCACCCTGGTGTGTGGTTCCTCAGCAGAGGGCCTGACAGAAACGGGACCCCATGGGTGCCCAGACAGTGGGCTTCACAGAAGCAAGCTTTACCCGGGACAAAAG GTTTATGTGCACTGTGGCGGCCAAGAATGTGGAGGTGTGGTCGAACAGCATAACCACGTGGACAATGAAGTGTCTATCTTCCTGCCGCAGCTCAACCAGCACGTTCATCGCAAGCTGGAAGACGTGTGGACGAGCCCCACGACCAGTCACACCGCCTCAGTCTCCTCGTCCATTGATGTGCCAAGAAG GAGTCCTGAGACAGTGGACATGGATGAAATTATGGCTGCAATGGTGCTTACAAGTCTGTCGTGCAGTCCAGTCGTCCAACACTCGGCTCCAGGGAGTGCAACTCAAG cTTTGTGTAGAATGGAAAATGGTGCTATCGAACCATCTGATGGTGGATATTGGAGCTGCGACCATGGAAACGGGAGCCCCGCCCCATCCCCACCCATCGCAGAGGTGGACAAGAGCACCCCTGTCGTCGATGAAGGCCTGGACATGGAACTAGATCAAGTGTTGTTCAACGAGCCAATGCCAAGGAAACGCAAG AACTCTGTAAAAGTTGCATATCGGTGCTTGTGGCCAAATTGTGGAAAGATTCTGACCACAGTAGTGGGCATCAAACGTCACATTAGAAATTCTCATCTTGG ACAAAGTGATGAGCACTCCCTAAGGGAAGAAGACTTCTACTACACTGAAGTCTATCAGGACTTGGAACAAACAACTCCCTCTGGTGGCCACCGGCCTTTCTGCACTTCTCCATCCAGTCCCAGCCGGCTCACGCCCCCACCTCCCTCCACCCCAGACATGCTTCAGCACACCCCGCTCAGTCAGTCCGCCCCGGGCAGCTTCTGGCAGGTCCATTCTGAGCACTCTTACCAG GCTCCTCCATCCGTTCAGGTTGTCACTCAGAGCAAACCAGTGTCTGTTCCAGTGTCCTGTCATCGGACTCCATCTCTCACAGTTCACCAAAGCAAACAG GGCTCACCATTCCGCCGTCGTTCAGTTAGTGTTGGTGAACAGTGGCTCCAAAATAACAATGCCACCTTCAGGCCACATCCTGCCAGTGTTTCACCTCCAAGAAACCATTGCACTTCAAG GAGGATTCGGGGTGAAGCCAAGAAATGCCGAAAGGTGTATGGCATTGAACACCGAGACCAGTGGTGCACTGCCTGCCGCTGGAAAAAGGCCTGTCAGAGATTCCTCGACTGA